The DNA region GTCCACCAGAACGAGCCCGTCGCCGGTCTCGACGAGCAGGCAGTGCGCCACCAGCTCCGAGCGGCGCAGCAGCCCCGGCTGGCCGTCGAGCAGCTTGCCGCCCGGTGCGCGCATCGTGCCGCAGTTCAGGTGGTGGGCCTTCATAGCCTGCTCCTCTGGCTGAGCCGTTCGAATGCGGCGGCGTCGTGCGCGGCGAAGACCGTCACTTCGGCACCGTTGTTACTGACAAGTTCGCGCAGCCGGCGCTGGTTGTCCAGTCGTGCCGTCTTCTCCGTCTGCATGTACGACTCGAAGAAGCCCAAGGCGAAGGGGATGTGCGGGTTTCGCTCCAGCTCGCCGCCGTGGAAGACGGCGTCGCCGGCGTTGAGGAGCCAGCCGTCACCCGTGTCGACCGCGACGCCGGCGTGGCCGCGGGTGTGCCCGGCCAGGGGGATGATCAGGACGTCCGGGACCCCTTCGAGCTCACGGACGGCGTCGAAACCGAACCACGGCTCGCCGTCGGCGCGGTACGAGCGCCAGAGCGGCCCATGGTCGAACTGGACCTTGCGGTAGCGGCTCGCCTCCTTGCGGTCGATCGGCTTCTCCAGCGCCTGGAGCTCGCGGGCGTGGACGTGGACCCGGGCCTGGGGGAAGTCGACGAGCCCGCCCGCGTGGTCGAGGTCGAGGTGGGTGAGCACGATGTCACGCACGTCGGCCGGGTCGAAGCCGAGCTTGCGGATCTGGGTGGTGGCGCTGAGGTCGTCGTCGCTGTCGGGGTGCACCAGCCGGACGAAACCGGCGCCGAGCCATTCCACCGGCCGGGTGACGGTGGGCGTCCCGACGCCGGTTTCGACGAGCACGAGCCCTGTGTCGGTCTCCAGCAGAAGACAGTGGCAGATCAGTTCGGCGCGGCGGAACAGGCCGGGCTTGCCGTCGATGAGTTTGCCGCCGACCGGCCGCATGGTCCCGCAGTTCAGGTGATGGACGCGCATCAGGAGAGCTCCCGTTCGAGTGTGGTGCGGAGATGAGGGGCGATCGCGCGCAGTGGCGCGGTGTCGTGCAACGTCTTGGCCAGCAGCAAGCCGCCCTCGATGGCGGCGAGGACGACCGTCGCGAGGTGGTCCGCCTTGTCGGTGTCCAGCGCGCCGGCGATGACGGTGTGCCAGGAGTTGTAGCCGTCGGCGCAGGCCTGGCGGATCACCTCGCTGTCCCCGACGCGTCGAGCGCGACCGTCGCGAGCGGGCAGCCGCGCTGGAAATCCGACTCCTCCAGCGAGGTCGCCAGCGCGTCGACCACGGTCTCGATACCGGTGACGATGTCGGGCGCGTTCGCGGCGATCGTGCGCAGCTGGTCGCAGAGCCGGTCGGCGGATTGACGGATGGCCTCGGCGGCCAGCTGCTCCTTGCCGCCGGGGAAGTGGAAGTACAGCGATCCCTTGGGCGCGCCGACGGCGGCGACGAGCTGGTTGAGCCCGGTGGCGTGGTAACCCTGCTGGTGGAAGAGGTCGGCGGCGGAGTCGAGCATGCGCTGCCGGGTGTCGGTGCGGCGAACCATGCGGCCGACTTTAACCCAAACTATGACGACCGGTCTAGTAAGACTAATTACACAATCCTTCTTGTCTGCGAAGGTTTGTGTAAACTCGGTGGCGAACCGATCAGCGATCGAAGGGAGCGGACATGGTCGATTCGGCTCAGTTGCTCCCGGTCGCGCAGGCGGCGCGAGCGCTGGAGATCTCGCGCGAGCGCGTCCGCGAACTCGTGCACGGCGGCGGTCTTGACGCGGTCCGGATAGGCCGTGAACTGCTGGTAGACGCCCGATCGGTCGAGCATCGGAAGAGCGTGGTGAAGCCCGCTGCCGGCCGGCCGTTCTCCGCCCGGATGGCGTGGGGATTCCTGTGGTCGTTGAGCGGCTATCAGCCGTCGTGGATCTCGCCGTCGGAACGAGTCCGGCTCAAGCGCTACGCGCGGGAATACGTGCCGGCCCAATGGCCGCGCCTGCTCTCCGGTCGCGCGCGCGTGCACCGCGTACGAATGCTGGCCGGACCGCTCGCACGCCTACGGGACGATCCGCACGCCGTCGTCAGCGGTCCTGTCGCCGCGGGGCGCCACGGTGCCGACCTGATGGCGGGCGGCGCCGATGAAGAGTTCTACGTGGACGCCGCCCGGTTCGACGAACTCGCGCGGTCACGGCGGCTCCGCCTGGACAGCCCGGAACCCAACGCGGTGATCCGTGTTCCCGCTCTGCCCGGCATTCTGCGTCCGCCGGGCGCGGGCGGCCTTGCGATCCCGGCGGCCGTCGCAGCGGATCTGCTCGACGCGGGTGATGAGCGTTCTATCCTTGCGGCGCAACAACTTCTCACTCGTTTGGGCGAGGTGCATAAGCTCGGCGGATGAGCGATTCCGCGCCGCCGCCCAGCCTGGGGACGCTGGCTTTGCCGCCGTTGCAGGGCGAGGGTGACCGCATCGTCTGGCCAGCGATGTTCGACCTCGCCGATCGGTTGCCGACGCCCTGGGTGATGATCGGCGGGCAGATGGTCATTCTGCACGGACTGCTGGCCGATCGTTCGATCCCACGGGTGACGAAGGACATCGATCTCCTCTTCGACGTCCGTTTCACGCTCGACGCGTTCCCGCGCGCACATGAAGTACTCAAGAAGCTGGGGTATGAGGTCGATGGGATCAGCGCCGACGGCAAGGCGCATCGCTATCTCCATCCGGCGACCGGCATGATGGTCGACCTTCTCGCCCCGGACAAACTCGGCGCCCGTGCTGCCCCGAAGCTCCGGACGCCTGCGGGAAGGATCGTCTCGATCCCCGGTGGCAAGACCGCGCTCGACGATGCACGGCCGCTCACGGCGACCTATGGCGGGAGAACGTCGACCTTGTACCTGCCGGGTCTGGCCGCCGCGCTGGTGGTCAAGGTGAAGGCCTTGATCGACGAGCCGCCGAAGCCGGGGATGTCCAGTCGTCATGTCTCCGACATCGCGTTCCTGGCTTCGCTCGTCGAGGACCCCGATGGACTCTTTCCCGGGGATCCGCCTGCCACTCCTCGTTTCGGATGTTCGGTCGATCCCCTCGACGACCCACTCCATCCTGCCTGGCTCGCGCTCGGCACTCCTCATGCCGAAGACGGGTTCAATGCTTGGGAAATCTTGCGCGAGACCGGGTAGCGTCGCGGTCCGTGTACACGCCCTACACCGAACTCGACCAAGTCCTCACCGAGCTGGTCGCTTCGGCCCGCGAGATCCTCGGCGACACCTACGTCGGCGCGTACGTCCAGGGTTCCTTCGCGCTCGGCGCCGGTGACCTCCACAGCGACTGCGACTTAATCATCGCGACCACCGAGCCGCCGAGTGGCCGGGCCGAAGCGGAACTTCGCGTGCTCCACGACGAGCTCCCCACCAGGGAAGGCTTCTGGTGCAAGGAAATCGAGGGTTCGTATGCGGACATCGCGTCCCTGAAAACGAGTCAAGGGCTGGGCACGCCGTGGCTGTACTGCGATCACGGCCATCGCGTCCTGATCTGGGACACCCACTGCAACAGCCTCCACACGCGCTGGATCCTGCGCCACAAAGGCATCGTGCTCGACGGCCCGCCGATCACGAACCTCGTCGACGAGCCGCCACCGGACGCGATGCGCGCGGCGATGCGTGAGGAGCTGCACGGCCTGGTCGACGGCGTCCGCGCGTGGGCGCCCTTCGACATCGCGTGGACCCAGCGCTACCTCGTGTCGACTTGCTGCCGAGTGCTCTACACGCTGCGCACGGCCGAGGTCGAGTCGAAACGCGGCGCGCTCGAATGGGCGCGCGAGCAGCTGGATCCGCGCTGGCGCCCGTTGCTCACGCAGGTGCTTCGAGACCGCGAACTCGGCTGGGACCCGGAGGATCCACCACGTCCGGGCAGCCTCGAAGCGGCCTGCGAATTCGCCGCGTACGCCGAGTCGCTAGACACCGATCGCGGACGCTGAGCCGCCGAACTGTTGCCGCAGCTCGCGTTTGAGCAGCTTCCCGGACGCGTTCTTCGGCAGTTCGCCGACGAAATGCACCGACTTCGGCACCTTGTGCGCCGCCAGCGACTTCTTGGCGAACTCGATCAGCTCCGCTTCTTCGACGGGTTCCTTCACCACGACCACCGCGGCGATCGCCTCGATCCAGCGTTCGTGCGGCAGACCGACGACGGCGACCTCGGCGACGGCGGGATGGGCGTACAGCGCGTCTTCCACCTCGCGCGACGCGACGAGCACGCCGCCGGTGTTGACGACGTCCTTGATCCGGTCGACGACGAACAGATAGCCCTCCTCGTCCTGCCGCACCAGGTCACCGGAGTGGAACCAGCCGCCCGCGAACGCCTCCACCGACTCCTCGGGCTTGCCCCAGTAACCGGTGCACAGCTGGGGAGAGCGGTACACGACCTCGCCGAGTTCGCCCGGCGGCAGATCGTTCATCTCGGCGTCCACCACCCGTGTCTCGACGAAAAGGATCGGGCGGCCGACGGAATCGGGCCGCTCGTCGTGCTCCTCGGGACGGAGCACCGTTGCGAGTGGACCGATCTCGGACTGCCCGAAACAGTTGTAGAAGCCGACTTCCGGCAGCCGTGCGCGCAGCGCGTTCAACACCGGGACCGGCATGATCGACGCGCCGTAGTAGGCCTTCGTGAGGCAGCTCAGATCCGCGTCCGCGAGCCCGGGATGATTCGCGAGGCCTACCCAGACGGTCGGCGGGAAGAACAGCGAAGTGATGCCCTGGCTGGGAATCCGCGCCAGGATGTCGCCGAGGTCCGGCCCCTCGACGAGATGGTTCGTCGCGCCGACGGCCAGCCCGGGCATCAGGAAGACGTGCATCTGCGCCGAGTGGTAGAGCGGCAACGCGTGCAGCGGTACGTCGCGGTCGCTCAGGTCGAGGGCGGCGATGCAGGACGAGTACTCGTGCACCAGCGCGCGGTGGGTGAGCATCGCGCCCTTCGGCCGCGAGGTCGTCCCGGACGTGTAGAGCAGCTGGACGAGGTCGTCGTCCGACACCCCGGATTCCTCGTGCGG from Amycolatopsis sp. EV170708-02-1 includes:
- a CDS encoding aminoglycoside adenylyltransferase domain-containing protein — its product is MYTPYTELDQVLTELVASAREILGDTYVGAYVQGSFALGAGDLHSDCDLIIATTEPPSGRAEAELRVLHDELPTREGFWCKEIEGSYADIASLKTSQGLGTPWLYCDHGHRVLIWDTHCNSLHTRWILRHKGIVLDGPPITNLVDEPPPDAMRAAMREELHGLVDGVRAWAPFDIAWTQRYLVSTCCRVLYTLRTAEVESKRGALEWAREQLDPRWRPLLTQVLRDRELGWDPEDPPRPGSLEAACEFAAYAESLDTDRGR
- a CDS encoding fatty acyl-CoA synthetase: MTVPGYPSTVGRVLERSARRVPGRVALTFADRVWTYAELDRAAGRVAAKLLDRGLVHGDRVAAFGKNSDAYLLLYLGCARAGLVHVPVNFNARGEELEYLLTQSEPAVAFVDPALAEHVKVEHVSTLDVLEWALDETVLPHEESGVSDDDLVQLLYTSGTTSRPKGAMLTHRALVHEYSSCIAALDLSDRDVPLHALPLYHSAQMHVFLMPGLAVGATNHLVEGPDLGDILARIPSQGITSLFFPPTVWVGLANHPGLADADLSCLTKAYYGASIMPVPVLNALRARLPEVGFYNCFGQSEIGPLATVLRPEEHDERPDSVGRPILFVETRVVDAEMNDLPPGELGEVVYRSPQLCTGYWGKPEESVEAFAGGWFHSGDLVRQDEEGYLFVVDRIKDVVNTGGVLVASREVEDALYAHPAVAEVAVVGLPHERWIEAIAAVVVVKEPVEEAELIEFAKKSLAAHKVPKSVHFVGELPKNASGKLLKRELRQQFGGSASAIGV
- a CDS encoding nucleotidyltransferase family protein, which encodes MFDLADRLPTPWVMIGGQMVILHGLLADRSIPRVTKDIDLLFDVRFTLDAFPRAHEVLKKLGYEVDGISADGKAHRYLHPATGMMVDLLAPDKLGARAAPKLRTPAGRIVSIPGGKTALDDARPLTATYGGRTSTLYLPGLAAALVVKVKALIDEPPKPGMSSRHVSDIAFLASLVEDPDGLFPGDPPATPRFGCSVDPLDDPLHPAWLALGTPHAEDGFNAWEILRETG
- a CDS encoding MBL fold metallo-hydrolase codes for the protein MRVHHLNCGTMRPVGGKLIDGKPGLFRRAELICHCLLLETDTGLVLVETGVGTPTVTRPVEWLGAGFVRLVHPDSDDDLSATTQIRKLGFDPADVRDIVLTHLDLDHAGGLVDFPQARVHVHARELQALEKPIDRKEASRYRKVQFDHGPLWRSYRADGEPWFGFDAVRELEGVPDVLIIPLAGHTRGHAGVAVDTGDGWLLNAGDAVFHGGELERNPHIPFALGFFESYMQTEKTARLDNQRRLRELVSNNGAEVTVFAAHDAAAFERLSQRSRL
- a CDS encoding helix-turn-helix domain-containing protein; this translates as MVDSAQLLPVAQAARALEISRERVRELVHGGGLDAVRIGRELLVDARSVEHRKSVVKPAAGRPFSARMAWGFLWSLSGYQPSWISPSERVRLKRYAREYVPAQWPRLLSGRARVHRVRMLAGPLARLRDDPHAVVSGPVAAGRHGADLMAGGADEEFYVDAARFDELARSRRLRLDSPEPNAVIRVPALPGILRPPGAGGLAIPAAVAADLLDAGDERSILAAQQLLTRLGEVHKLGG